One window of the Cryptomeria japonica chromosome 7, Sugi_1.0, whole genome shotgun sequence genome contains the following:
- the LOC131056137 gene encoding uncharacterized protein LOC131056137 codes for MKLHEWESLLPQWLGKPELQWFQWTYALWQIIRCNPLALFALSYLPFCLCQMYKKKTVVVLGDTTDYLLPYPERETHLRNNAHRLENLEILWDRSSGGWFYVVKYSGHYYFTNQNSLCQLARCAEKHGDIKENVIFVERLLTVTGSWAVGMKISHTEAYEKVFTKRYHFSRGADVVLPTIFDYVDLSSKIWGVLSTIPILLQARNYNRFSNLFSLLVILLDYSRHTLYKFYDKIFMKITDFVKLNLFKERQGLYDFFSIFSKRWRYTDTVKRHAYVAQIDEKLKIRPYCKLEGVDDLQVERWDEYGGDPNDQNICMEIVDGRASVSLMQYFMPYADAILHKKVLASHGELNLGLFFFFFLQYVALPAKSRKHFPKFSKESSQDPSSHIRAFTVASGCAC; via the exons ATGAAGTTACATGAGTGGGAGAGTTTGTTACCACAATGGCTTGGAAAACCAGAGTTGCAGTGGTTTCAGTGGACTTATGCTCTCTGGCAGATAATACGCTGCAATCCACTCGCTCTCTTTGCATTATCCTATTTGCCCTTTTGCCTTTGTCAAATGTACAAGAAGAAAACAGTAGTAGTTCTGGGTGACACTACAGATTATCTTCTTCCATACCCAGAAAGAGAGACCCATTTGCGCAATAATGCTCACCGACTAGAAAACCTTGAGATATTATGGGACAGAAGTTCTGGAGGCTGGTTTTATGTGGTAAAGTATTCTGGGCATTattacttcacaaatcagaatagCCTATGTCAATTGGCAAGATGTGCTGAAAAACACGGTGATATCAAAGAAAACGTAATATTTGTTGAAAGGCTTCTCACAGTAACAGGCTCATGGGCAGTCGGCATGAAGATATCTCACACAGAGGCTTATGAAAAGGTGTTCACAAAGCGTTATCACTTTAGTAGAGGCGCTGATGTTGTTCTCCCAACCATCTTTGATTACGTTGACTTGAGCAGCAAGATCTGGGGGGTTTTGAGTACAATTCCTATACTGCTTCAGGCTAGAAATTACAACAGGTTTTCGAATTTATTCAGTCTTTTGGTTATTCTGTTAGATTACAGTAGACATACTTTGTATAAGTTCTACGACAAAATTTTCATGAAAATTACCGACTTTGTCAAACTCAACCTCTTCAAGGAACGGCAAGGCTTGTATGACTTCTTCTCCATATTCAGTAAGCGCTGGAGATACACTGACACTGTTAAAAGACATGCTTATGTCGCACAAATTGACGAAAAGTTAAAAATAAGGCCCTACTGTAAGCTGGAAGGTGTGGATGACTTACAAGTTGAAAGATGGGATGAGTACGGTGGTGATCCTAATGATCAGAACATATGCATGGAGATAGTCGATGGTAGAGCTTCTGTCAGCCTTATGCAATATTTCATGCCATATGCAGATGCAATTTTACACAAGAAAGT GCTCGCTAGCCATGGGGAACTCAATTtggggctttttttttttttttttctgcaatacGTAGCCCTGCCTGCAAAATCAAGAAAACATTTCCCAAAGTTTTCCAAAGAAAGTTCACAAGATCCAAGCAGTCACATCCGAGCATTCACTGTTGCCTCTGGTTGTGCTTGTTGA